Proteins from one Pseudoliparis swirei isolate HS2019 ecotype Mariana Trench chromosome 22, NWPU_hadal_v1, whole genome shotgun sequence genomic window:
- the LOC130212581 gene encoding solute carrier family 25 member 48-like translates to MGFFRGMSFPLASITIYNSVVFGFFSNAQRLISQHRHGDGRHPCGMADLAAASMLTGLMSVGLGTPVDLVKIRLQLQTQMVLADVDGE, encoded by the coding sequence ATGGGCTTCTTCAGGGGCATGTCCTTCCCTCTGGCCAGCATCACCATCTACAACTCGGTGGTGTTCGGCTTCTTCAGCAACGCGCAGAGGCTCATCAGCCAGCATCGCCATGGCGACGGGCGCCACCCGTGCGGCATGGCGGACCTCGCCGCGGCCAGCATGCTGACGGGCCTGATGTCGGTGGGCCTGGGCACCCCGGTGGACCTGGTGAAGATCAGGCTGCAGCTGCAGACGCAGATGGTCCTCGCAG